In one window of Cytophagaceae bacterium ABcell3 DNA:
- the tssO gene encoding type VI secretion system TssO, which produces MKFLKISSEEKKLQLAYLASLWLGLTIVFMLVFLSNYESEPLEDKDAIAEKVAAKNKLVAELKGNLKHLDSLKVMLAGFNPEVKQVHLESSINYELKALEKLWQSDQELGSHNTYMQAATFYSMLYYDKKAVVNTVNNKAFLKKNLEECEVGFQQNRNNLSLQEVLNNMNK; this is translated from the coding sequence GCTCCAGCTAGCATATCTGGCAAGCCTCTGGCTTGGGCTTACTATAGTTTTTATGCTGGTGTTTTTAAGCAACTACGAAAGCGAACCTTTAGAAGACAAAGACGCTATAGCAGAAAAGGTAGCTGCCAAAAACAAATTGGTGGCAGAATTAAAAGGTAACCTAAAACACCTAGACTCATTAAAGGTAATGCTGGCAGGCTTCAACCCGGAAGTCAAGCAAGTACATCTTGAAAGCAGTATAAACTATGAGCTTAAAGCCCTTGAAAAGCTTTGGCAGTCAGACCAAGAGCTCGGCAGTCACAATACCTATATGCAGGCAGCTACCTTCTATAGTATGCTCTACTATGATAAAAAAGCAGTTGTCAATACCGTGAACAATAAAGCATTTCTTAAAAAGAATTTAGAAGAGTGCGAAGTGGGTTTTCAGCAAAACCGCAATAACTTAAGTTTACAAGAGGTGCTAAACAATATGAACAAATAA
- a CDS encoding PKD domain-containing protein, producing the protein MNRKLMLTTAGIYLAIAGLVFSVSAVFKEQPIRASVKPNRIVAGDNIYFADSTRNAEHVKWEFGNGESTEEEKGKYAFAEAGNYLVKLTVDKKKEKTFLVQVMPPPPVASGDSMIMIIAGTSGIAGQKIHFKALGKGIEWCEWKFGVSGKIDARNPEAFYTFRKPGVYNVTLETNLNKNKPAKHKITILPQYEVTEPVLTEKKPKKSGGGGGGAPSSGDLLDVLQAIARGENFNANYKLAVNKFLCANPNTPVVVNDAMSSDFYSYCQNLKIKTGQTVADVQTEINPNTNCVSRLIIKHQ; encoded by the coding sequence ATGAACAGGAAGTTGATGTTAACCACCGCTGGCATATACTTGGCAATAGCCGGTCTGGTATTTTCTGTTTCAGCAGTTTTTAAAGAACAACCTATTAGGGCCTCTGTAAAACCTAACAGGATTGTGGCAGGAGATAATATTTACTTTGCTGACAGTACACGAAATGCCGAACATGTGAAGTGGGAGTTTGGCAATGGTGAAAGCACCGAGGAAGAAAAAGGCAAATACGCTTTTGCTGAAGCTGGCAACTATTTGGTGAAACTAACTGTGGACAAAAAAAAGGAAAAGACATTTTTGGTTCAAGTGATGCCACCGCCACCAGTTGCAAGTGGCGACTCTATGATTATGATAATTGCCGGCACATCCGGCATTGCTGGGCAAAAAATTCACTTTAAGGCTTTAGGCAAAGGCATTGAATGGTGTGAATGGAAATTCGGAGTTAGCGGGAAAATAGACGCGAGAAACCCTGAAGCTTTCTATACATTCAGAAAACCGGGGGTATATAACGTAACACTGGAAACTAATCTCAACAAGAACAAACCTGCCAAACACAAGATTACCATTTTGCCACAATATGAGGTTACTGAACCTGTATTGACAGAAAAAAAACCTAAAAAAAGTGGCGGGGGCGGCGGGGGCGCACCATCTAGTGGAGACCTGCTGGATGTACTTCAGGCAATCGCACGAGGCGAGAATTTTAACGCTAATTACAAATTAGCGGTTAACAAGTTTTTATGCGCTAATCCTAATACACCAGTAGTAGTAAACGATGCCATGTCTTCTGACTTTTACAGCTACTGTCAAAATCTTAAAATTAAAACTGGGCAAACTGTTGCCGATGTTCAAACCGAAATAAACCCAAATACCAACTGTGTTTCTAGGTTGATCATTAAACACCAATAG
- the tssR gene encoding type VI secretion system protein TssR, with the protein MSRVLLTYFLLLTAFYVTGQSPTVAPRKIKSVEKKPQSYEYPTEKPASKNNKEIEKPWVVYSARSNNITYTDKSLSSPLAKVQFLDSFYVAKETDVALELIKYNPSNLTSINKINSEDNVEYIGWVSRANLLLNDKSFLDASSLRPTKYVTVLNGSEIFSSLKSYSNGDKIKLYSDPELVRELPKKTCLFNEIVYVYKNHEGRSLIGKQASFQTGSAGAVMLGWIPSDFIASWGIGLCVEPHSVEEDTIHQFLFPSTKHAYNFSTQQSSAVPLQKGACGYNPPWPGLPVFGTSRMTIQNRPYNVLHTGTVLNAFENSNAYIFNIKGNKIHYSDLCNMINNRAKTNIVFALNSGEDTRAYLPIFLNTLQELDTYLKSNMDGENFRYGFYDCSKPGNNQKQFHTSFSKILPELTSVSKNSVEFKRQASASGIMDGLNGIADYFTGHEEETNIVVMISTKGDDGYIENSYKTRKLAETLASKNVRLMFYQPYSSSEDKYEAFISQSKSLLVKTAEKADPAKEELMVGNIRQRNYPNSFRSIETGASNLYCLDYPENSNHQGFLVFPTVGNKTDADYLLRAFDNLISQIKSENNQVIESVSKVFNSPGVFNSKPNAIFTSYFGGNNSLPANMENKFRNINHNFFAKGVAIYPSDTIKYFKQSLLLSEEEYLDMLITFKSMRLDLLSNNLSAANQKTCYNSMVKTMKKTLPGNKDDFYNNLKLSTFIYKAFGYSSTNTSLKSLKPSHLASASIPKHQFKKVFEELNARLDKFYAIHNNEQFIHRSNGVTYYKITEDYLP; encoded by the coding sequence ATGAGCAGAGTTCTCTTAACTTATTTCCTGCTACTTACTGCATTTTATGTAACAGGCCAAAGTCCAACAGTGGCTCCACGAAAAATAAAGTCTGTGGAAAAAAAGCCGCAAAGCTATGAGTATCCGACCGAAAAACCTGCAAGTAAAAACAATAAAGAAATAGAAAAGCCTTGGGTAGTATACTCGGCAAGAAGCAACAATATTACTTATACGGACAAGTCACTTTCTTCCCCGCTTGCAAAAGTACAGTTTTTGGACAGCTTTTATGTCGCTAAAGAAACCGATGTCGCTTTAGAGCTCATTAAATATAACCCAAGCAACTTAACTTCAATCAATAAAATAAACAGTGAAGATAATGTTGAGTACATTGGATGGGTAAGTCGTGCAAATTTGTTGCTTAACGACAAAAGCTTTTTAGATGCCAGTTCACTCCGCCCAACGAAATATGTTACCGTCTTAAACGGTTCCGAAATATTTAGTAGTTTAAAAAGCTATAGCAATGGCGACAAAATCAAGCTGTACTCAGACCCGGAACTTGTAAGGGAACTGCCTAAAAAAACATGCTTGTTTAATGAAATCGTATATGTTTACAAAAACCACGAAGGCAGGTCACTAATAGGGAAACAAGCCTCTTTTCAGACTGGTAGCGCAGGGGCTGTTATGCTAGGCTGGATACCTTCCGACTTTATTGCATCTTGGGGAATAGGATTGTGTGTAGAGCCTCACTCAGTAGAAGAAGACACCATTCATCAGTTTTTATTTCCTTCTACCAAGCATGCCTATAATTTCTCCACACAGCAGTCCTCCGCCGTACCGTTACAAAAAGGAGCCTGTGGTTATAACCCTCCATGGCCGGGCTTACCAGTGTTTGGAACTTCAAGAATGACCATTCAGAACCGCCCATATAATGTTTTGCATACAGGAACCGTCCTAAACGCCTTTGAAAACAGCAATGCTTATATCTTCAATATAAAAGGCAATAAAATACATTATTCAGACCTCTGTAATATGATCAACAATAGAGCAAAAACAAATATAGTTTTTGCTTTGAACAGCGGCGAAGATACAAGAGCTTATTTGCCTATTTTCCTAAACACACTACAGGAACTGGATACTTATCTTAAATCTAACATGGATGGCGAAAATTTTAGATATGGCTTTTATGATTGTTCAAAACCTGGCAATAACCAGAAACAATTTCATACAAGCTTTTCTAAGATCCTACCCGAGCTTACGAGCGTATCAAAGAATAGTGTAGAGTTTAAAAGACAAGCTTCTGCTTCAGGTATTATGGATGGACTTAACGGCATAGCTGACTATTTTACAGGCCACGAAGAAGAAACCAATATTGTAGTAATGATCAGCACTAAAGGTGACGATGGCTACATAGAGAACAGCTATAAAACAAGAAAGCTAGCAGAAACATTAGCCTCTAAAAACGTTAGGCTGATGTTTTACCAACCATACTCCTCTTCAGAAGATAAATACGAAGCTTTTATCAGCCAATCTAAAAGCCTTTTAGTAAAAACCGCTGAAAAAGCAGACCCTGCCAAAGAGGAGCTCATGGTCGGAAATATCCGCCAAAGGAATTACCCTAATTCTTTCAGAAGTATAGAAACAGGAGCCAGTAACCTATACTGCTTGGACTACCCTGAAAACTCAAACCATCAAGGCTTTCTGGTGTTTCCTACAGTAGGAAACAAAACCGATGCGGATTACTTATTGCGTGCTTTTGATAATTTGATATCTCAAATAAAATCCGAAAATAACCAAGTAATAGAGTCCGTCAGTAAAGTTTTTAACAGCCCGGGCGTTTTCAACAGCAAGCCCAATGCAATATTTACTAGTTATTTTGGCGGAAACAACTCACTGCCTGCCAATATGGAAAATAAATTTAGAAACATAAATCACAACTTCTTCGCCAAAGGAGTTGCCATATATCCATCAGACACCATTAAATACTTTAAACAAAGCCTGCTTCTTTCGGAAGAAGAATACCTGGACATGCTAATAACATTCAAAAGCATGAGGTTAGATCTCCTAAGCAATAATTTAAGTGCGGCCAATCAAAAAACCTGCTATAATTCCATGGTTAAAACAATGAAAAAAACACTTCCTGGTAATAAAGATGACTTTTATAACAACCTAAAACTTTCAACTTTTATATATAAAGCTTTTGGGTATTCATCCACCAATACAAGCTTGAAATCATTAAAGCCTAGCCATCTAGCATCAGCTTCAATTCCTAAACATCAGTTTAAGAAGGTTTTTGAAGAGCTAAACGCAAGGCTTGACAAGTTTTATGCCATACACAATAACGAGCAATTTATCCATCGGTCAAACGGTGTTACTTATTATAAAATAACTGAAGACTATTTGCCTTGA